The nucleotide window TGTTTCGTGAATAAAAGGCGATCCAGGTTTAAGTTGCCGACCCCAACTACATCCATTAAATTCACCCTAAATCTGCAGCTTCTCCTCTAACCACTTTTCTATATCCAAGGTGTTCTGATACAATCTCATCAACTATATTTTCTTCCACTAACCGTATATCCGGTAAAGATGTATTCAATTTAACTAACAACTCTTTATATGGTTTTGGAGCTTTTTCAGGGTTTTTCTTTATTTCATTTATATTTGAAATCCATTTTCTCACCAGTTCTTCAGGTTCGTTAGATCTTAATATCGGTTCAATAAAAAGTATGTTTTCAGAGCCTATTGCAAACCTGGCGTGAGGTACTGCATATTTATTTCCATTAAAAACTATGCTTTTACCTCCGGCCTTCGATATCTCTCCAAGCATTTTGTAGTCAGTGATACTATCCCCCACCACAGATATATCTCTTAGTGGAGTGTTAAGGCTCTCTGAAATTTCTTTAACTGCTTCAAGTTTTTTAGCACCACCGACCACTTTAACCCTCTCTAAAGGATCCCCATACTCTGTTTTAGGTAGTTCTTTAAAGAAAAAATCATCAAGTTTTTTAACAAGTTTATCTTCATCTTCTATATTAACTATCTCTTCACCCATCTCTCTAATTCGTTTTTTAAGGCCTGGTGACAAAGATTCCTGTAAACCCTGAAAATCAATATCTGTACACCAAATATCTTCAGGTGGAACACCAATCCTCTCTCCAATAGTGTGGGCATGATACCTATAGCTAGTGGAGATTATATTAACAACCCATCCACCCTCTTTAAGGCTTCTAACAAGTTCTTTCGACCCATCAACCACCCTAGCTTTATCAGAAATCTCACATACATCTCCCTCATCTATTCCCTCAGCAACAAGAAACGGAGCTATAAGAGATAAAGTATCACCCGGCTCATAACCCTCTCTACCTTCAAGAGAGATAATATCATCAAACCTACTAATCTTCTCAAAAATCTTTTTACCATCATCAATCAAACCCATAACTTCAAATGCATTATCTTGTGGAGATAAAGGCCCCTCTAAATCAAAACAAACAATTTTAGACATATATCTATCCTCCATGAAACGATTAATTTATCTAATCCAAACCAACATCATTTTATCGCACAAAAGACAAAACGATATAGCCAATATAAACCATCTAACCTAGAGCTCTATTGAACTAAAAAAAATTTCTATCCATCATAAAAAGGTAAGATGTTTTTTAATAGGTTTTTAAAAAAATCTATCGTTGTTTTTTTATAAAAAAAGATAACCCTATTTCTCCAGTAATTTGACTGGAGAAAAATTACTTTATTAATTAATTATTTGTTTTGGAAAGGGGTTGGATGTCATTAACTAGTTTTTGAGTTATTTTTGTTTTGTTGTTTGTTTTTTGTGTTTAGATTTTTTGTTTTTTTGCTAGTAATTCGGCGTTTAGTATTGATGCACCTGCTGCGCCTCTTATTGTGTTGTGTCCTAGTATTGTCATCTGGATTTCATTTTCTCCTCGTATTCTTCCTGCGGTTACTGACATTCCATTTTGTTTGTTTCGGTCGAGTCTTGTTTGAGGTCTGTCGTCTTGTTCTGTAATGATTACGGGGTTTTTAGGTGCTGTTGGTAGGTCTAGTTTTTGTGGTTCTCCTTCAAATTTGGCCATTGTCTCTTTTATTTCATCAACGGTAGTTTTTTCTTCGGTTTCGATCCATAGGTTTTCTAGATGTCCGTCTAGTACAGGTACTCTGTTGCAGGTTGCGGTTACGTTGAAGTCTCTGTGTTTTATCTTTCCATCTTCGAGGTCGCCCAACATTTTCTGGATTTCTGTTTCGACTTTGTCTTCTTCTCCACCTATATATGGTATTACGTTGTCAACTATCGCCATCGATGGGACTCCTGTGTATCCTGCTCCACTTACTGCCTGAAGTGTAGCGACTCTCAAGTCGGTGATTCCGAATTCACGTGCGATTGGGGTTACTGGTAATGTTAATATTATTGATGAACAGTTTGGGTTTGTTATTATTGCGCCATCCCAATCTCTTTGTTCTCTCTGGATATCGATTAAATCGATGTGTTCTGGATTTACTTCTGGTATTAATAAGGGGACGTCTTCTGCCATTCGGTATGCTGATGCGTTGCTCGCTACTATGTATCCTTGTTCAGCAAACTGTGGTTCAACTTTTTTGGCTATGTCTGATGGAAGTGCACTGAAAACTATGTCTGCTTGGAACCCAGGTTTGGTTTCAACCACTTCTATATCTCTGACTGAGTTTGGCATATCTTCGTTTAATACCCAGTCAGCGGCCTTGCTGTATCTTTTTCCTGCACTTCTCTCGGAAGCTGCTAGTGCTGTTAAATTAAACCATGGGTGGTCGGAGAGTAAGGAAATGAATCTCTGACCTACCATTCCAGTTGCACCGATGACTCCGACGTCTATATTCATTTTAATTTCTCCGTTTTTTAGACAGGTCCGACTGGACACTCGGTTTCACAGTTTCCACATTCAACACATTTTGAACTATCAACTTTTGCGACTTCTTCTACAGTTACTGCATCTACAGGACATACACTCTCACACGCCCCACAGGAAATACATTCTTCTAAGTCAACTATTGCTGGCATTACAAAAAACCTCCATTAATTTTCGTGATAATTAGATGTTTTTTAGATATATAAAAACTTTCCATTTAAAGGATAGAAAACTACATTAACCACAAATAAACAAAATAGCTACAACAACCTAAACCTTTTAGGTTATTTATTGATTGACATCCTTCATTACCTAAAGAGGGGAAGAAACTTACAACCCTCTCAAACTCTCACAACTGTTAATTTTCTTCTTTATATTCTTTCTTAACGACCTCTATAATTTTTTCAGCAGTTTTTTCTCCAACCCCATCAACTTCCATCAACTCTTCTTTACTTGCAGTGAAAATATTTTTAACAGAACCTAAATCTATTAAAAGGGTTTCAGCAGTTTTAGGACCCACCATAGGTATTGATGAAGCAACATACCTCTGTATTTCACCCATAGATTTTGTAGGTTTACTAGAGTGGGGGTTAGGTGTTTTTGAACTACCAATTTGCTCCCTTTTTGCAATTAATTTAATATATTCCGCTGTTTCAAAACTGTCTTCTGTCCTAATTATTGGGATTCCATAATCGATAGATATCGAGGATATCGCACCTCTAATTGAGTTTATATGTATATCTCGTCCAGCTCTAGTGTCCAACCCTTCA belongs to Methanonatronarchaeum sp. AMET-Sl and includes:
- the asd gene encoding aspartate-semialdehyde dehydrogenase — its product is MNIDVGVIGATGMVGQRFISLLSDHPWFNLTALAASERSAGKRYSKAADWVLNEDMPNSVRDIEVVETKPGFQADIVFSALPSDIAKKVEPQFAEQGYIVASNASAYRMAEDVPLLIPEVNPEHIDLIDIQREQRDWDGAIITNPNCSSIILTLPVTPIAREFGITDLRVATLQAVSGAGYTGVPSMAIVDNVIPYIGGEEDKVETEIQKMLGDLEDGKIKHRDFNVTATCNRVPVLDGHLENLWIETEEKTTVDEIKETMAKFEGEPQKLDLPTAPKNPVIITEQDDRPQTRLDRNKQNGMSVTAGRIRGENEIQMTILGHNTIRGAAGASILNAELLAKKQKI
- a CDS encoding 4Fe-4S binding protein; this encodes MPAIVDLEECISCGACESVCPVDAVTVEEVAKVDSSKCVECGNCETECPVGPV
- a CDS encoding ERCC4 domain-containing protein — translated: MDFPTVVVDYRERRCDVFRALKESDVEVVVDKLDIGDYVLSDRACVERKSTMDFVSSMVDRDRGLFDQLSELRDNFECPVLVIEGLDTRAGRDIHINSIRGAISSISIDYGIPIIRTEDSFETAEYIKLIAKREQIGSSKTPNPHSSKPTKSMGEIQRYVASSIPMVGPKTAETLLIDLGSVKNIFTASKEELMEVDGVGEKTAEKIIEVVKKEYKEEN